From Streptomyces cyaneogriseus subsp. noncyanogenus, the proteins below share one genomic window:
- a CDS encoding DEDDh family exonuclease yields the protein MLEDPTTAAPPPPAWPAAYPQGYAVVDVETTGLARDDRIISAAVYRLDARGGVEDHWYTLVNPERDPGPVWIHGLTSEMLQGAPLFRDIAEEFAARLDGRVLVAHNAVFDWQMIAREYARAKREAPVRQRLCTIALSKELGLPLPNHKLESLAAHFGVVQKRAHHALDDARVLAEAFRPSLAAAAAGGVRLPLHECRPLTEWSDRPAPRIGRQAAYGGYRGNGWRPSRKRPACPYPNPGRYEEGKRLKQGMRVAFSGDTSIERELLEDRATEAGLHVASSVSRLTSLLVTNDPDSGTSKVVKARQFGTPIVDEAAFGQLLGDVEPADG from the coding sequence ATGCTCGAAGACCCCACGACCGCAGCGCCCCCTCCCCCAGCGTGGCCGGCCGCGTATCCGCAGGGATACGCGGTCGTTGACGTGGAGACCACCGGCCTGGCCCGCGACGACCGCATCATCTCCGCGGCCGTCTACCGGCTCGACGCGCGGGGCGGGGTCGAGGACCACTGGTACACGCTGGTCAACCCCGAGCGGGACCCGGGCCCGGTGTGGATACACGGTCTGACGAGCGAGATGCTGCAAGGGGCGCCCCTGTTCCGGGACATCGCCGAGGAGTTCGCGGCCCGGCTCGACGGCCGGGTGCTCGTCGCGCACAACGCCGTCTTCGACTGGCAGATGATCGCCCGCGAGTACGCGCGCGCGAAGCGCGAGGCGCCGGTGCGGCAACGGCTGTGCACCATCGCCCTCTCCAAGGAGCTCGGCCTGCCGCTGCCCAACCACAAGCTGGAGTCGCTGGCCGCGCATTTCGGTGTCGTCCAGAAGCGGGCCCACCACGCGCTGGACGACGCCCGGGTGCTGGCAGAGGCGTTCCGGCCCAGCCTGGCCGCCGCGGCGGCGGGCGGCGTCCGGCTGCCGCTGCACGAGTGCCGGCCGCTGACCGAGTGGTCGGACCGGCCCGCGCCCCGGATCGGACGGCAGGCGGCCTACGGCGGCTACCGGGGAAACGGCTGGCGGCCCTCGCGCAAGAGGCCCGCGTGCCCCTATCCCAACCCGGGCCGGTACGAAGAGGGCAAACGACTCAAGCAGGGCATGCGGGTCGCCTTCTCGGGTGACACCTCCATCGAGCGGGAGCTGCTGGAGGACCGCGCGACGGAGGCCGGGCTGCATGTCGCGAGCAGTGTGTCCCGGCTGACCAGCCTGCTGGTCACCAACGACCCGGACTCGGGCACGTCGAAGGTGGTCAAGGCGCGGCAGTTCGGGACGCCGATCGTGGACGAGGCGGCCTTCGGCCAGCTCCTGGGCGACGTCGAGCCGGCGGACGGCTGA
- a CDS encoding SDR family oxidoreductase translates to MDLGLKDRVYVVTGATRGLGNATARELVADGAKVIITGRDGKSVADAASALGPNAVGVAADNADPEAAGRLIAAAREHFGGFHGVLVSVGGPPPGFVADNTDEQWHAAFESVFLGAVRLARAAAAELQEGGVIGFVLSGSVHEPIPGLTISNGLRPGLAGFAKSLADELGPRGIRVVGVLPGRIDTDRVRELDGMSADPEATRAAAASRIPLRRYGTPQEFGRAAAFLLSPAASYLTGVMLPVDGGVRHGF, encoded by the coding sequence ATGGATCTTGGACTGAAGGACCGGGTGTACGTCGTCACCGGCGCCACCCGGGGCCTGGGCAACGCCACCGCGCGGGAACTGGTCGCGGACGGCGCGAAGGTGATCATCACGGGGCGGGACGGGAAGAGCGTCGCCGACGCCGCGTCCGCACTGGGCCCGAACGCGGTCGGGGTGGCCGCCGACAACGCCGACCCGGAGGCGGCCGGACGGCTGATCGCCGCCGCGCGCGAGCACTTCGGAGGCTTCCACGGCGTTCTGGTCAGCGTCGGCGGGCCGCCGCCCGGTTTCGTCGCCGACAATACGGACGAGCAGTGGCACGCGGCGTTCGAGTCGGTCTTCCTCGGTGCGGTGCGCCTGGCCCGCGCGGCCGCGGCGGAGCTTCAGGAGGGCGGTGTCATCGGCTTCGTGCTGTCCGGGTCGGTGCACGAGCCGATCCCGGGCCTGACCATCTCCAACGGGCTGCGCCCCGGCCTCGCCGGCTTCGCCAAGTCCCTGGCGGACGAGCTGGGCCCGCGCGGCATCCGCGTCGTCGGCGTGCTGCCGGGCCGCATCGACACCGACCGGGTGCGCGAGCTGGACGGCATGTCCGCCGACCCGGAGGCCACGCGCGCGGCCGCCGCCTCCCGCATCCCGCTGCGCCGGTACGGCACCCCGCAGGAGTTCGGCCGCGCGGCGGCGTTCCTGCTGTCCCCGGCGGCGTCCTATCTGACGGGCGTCATGCTGCCGGTGGACGGCGGGGTGCGGCACGGGTTCTGA
- a CDS encoding glycoside hydrolase family 15 protein, translating to MHPRIEDYALIGDEQTAALVGTDGSVDWLCLPRFDSAACFAKLLGDEDNGHWRIAPKGAERCTRRAYRRDTLVLDTEWETAGGTIRVTDFMPQRDRAPDLVRVVEGLRGEVTVHSALRLRFDYGSVVPWMRRTDGHRVAVAGPDSVWLRSEPEVRTWGHDYATHSEFTVAAGEKVAFVLTWHPSHEPRPAQIDPYEALRHSVADWRAWAARCRYDGPYRDAVVRSLITLKALTYKPTGGIVAAPTTSLPEEPGGVRNWDYRYCWLRDSTLTLGALLAAGYLEEAEAWRDWLLRAVAGSPADLQIMYGLAGERRLPESELPWLSGFDESTPVRIGNDAVNQLQLDVFGEVMDTLSLARKAGLPNKPQMWQLQRSLMRFLRTVWRRPDEGLWEVRGGRRHFVHSKVMVWVAADRAVRTLEAHPELEGDPAAWRALREEVHREVCERGYDPERNTFTQSYGSRELDAALLFIPRVGFLPPDDPRVLGTIDAVAKELTRDGLVRRYSTEDPVDGLPGSEGTFLVCSFWLADALHMTGRTEEAEKLFARLVGLANDVGLLAEEYDPVAGRQLGNFPQAFSHIGLVHTALALFGDERAG from the coding sequence GTGCATCCCCGTATCGAGGACTACGCGCTCATCGGCGACGAGCAGACCGCGGCCCTGGTCGGCACGGACGGTTCCGTGGACTGGCTGTGCCTGCCCCGGTTCGATTCGGCGGCCTGCTTCGCCAAACTGCTCGGCGACGAGGACAACGGCCACTGGCGCATCGCCCCCAAGGGTGCCGAGCGCTGCACCCGGCGCGCCTACCGCCGCGACACCCTCGTCCTGGACACCGAGTGGGAGACCGCCGGCGGCACGATCCGTGTCACCGACTTCATGCCCCAGCGCGACCGCGCGCCGGATCTCGTCCGCGTCGTGGAGGGTCTGCGCGGCGAGGTCACCGTCCACAGCGCGCTGCGGCTGCGGTTCGACTACGGCTCGGTCGTGCCCTGGATGCGCCGCACCGACGGCCACCGGGTGGCCGTCGCCGGCCCGGACTCGGTCTGGCTGCGCAGCGAGCCGGAGGTCCGCACCTGGGGGCACGACTACGCGACGCACTCCGAGTTCACCGTCGCCGCCGGGGAGAAGGTCGCGTTCGTCCTCACCTGGCACCCCTCGCACGAGCCGCGCCCCGCGCAGATCGACCCGTACGAGGCGCTGCGCCACAGCGTCGCCGACTGGCGGGCCTGGGCGGCCCGCTGCCGCTACGACGGCCCGTACCGGGACGCCGTGGTGCGCTCCCTGATCACCCTCAAAGCGCTCACCTACAAGCCGACCGGCGGCATCGTGGCCGCCCCCACCACCTCGCTGCCCGAGGAGCCGGGCGGCGTCCGCAACTGGGACTACCGCTACTGCTGGCTGCGCGACTCCACCCTCACCCTGGGCGCCCTGCTGGCGGCCGGGTATCTGGAGGAGGCCGAGGCGTGGCGGGACTGGCTGCTGCGCGCGGTCGCGGGCAGCCCGGCGGACCTGCAGATCATGTACGGGCTGGCGGGCGAGCGGCGGCTGCCGGAGTCCGAGCTGCCGTGGCTGTCCGGCTTCGACGAGTCCACCCCCGTACGGATCGGCAACGACGCCGTCAACCAGCTCCAGCTCGACGTGTTCGGCGAGGTGATGGACACCCTGTCGCTGGCCCGCAAGGCGGGCCTGCCGAACAAGCCGCAGATGTGGCAGTTGCAGCGCTCCCTGATGCGGTTCCTGCGGACGGTGTGGCGGCGGCCGGACGAGGGCCTGTGGGAGGTGCGCGGCGGGCGCCGCCACTTCGTGCACTCCAAGGTGATGGTGTGGGTGGCCGCCGACCGGGCCGTGCGCACCCTGGAGGCGCATCCGGAGCTGGAGGGCGACCCGGCGGCCTGGCGGGCACTGCGCGAGGAGGTGCACCGGGAGGTGTGCGAGCGGGGCTACGACCCCGAGCGCAACACCTTCACCCAGTCCTACGGCTCGCGCGAGCTGGACGCCGCGCTGCTGTTCATCCCGCGCGTGGGCTTCCTGCCGCCCGACGACCCGCGGGTCCTCGGCACCATCGACGCGGTCGCCAAGGAACTGACCCGCGACGGCCTGGTACGCCGCTACAGCACCGAGGATCCCGTCGACGGGCTGCCCGGCAGCGAGGGCACCTTCCTGGTGTGCTCCTTCTGGCTCGCGGACGCGCTGCACATGACCGGCCGCACCGAGGAGGCCGAGAAGCTGTTCGCACGGCTGGTGGGACTCGCCAACGACGTGGGTCTGCTGGCCGAGGAGTACGACCCGGTGGCCGGGCGCCAGCTCGGCAACTTCCCGCAGGCGTTCAGCCACATCGGCCTGGTGCACACCGCCCTCGCCCTGTTCGGGGACGAGCGGGCAGGATAG
- a CDS encoding SURF1 family cytochrome oxidase biogenesis protein, protein MYRFLLSRQWVILTLVALALIPTMIELGFWQLHRHEHKVALNRVIADSLAARPVPAESLTSPGAEIGRDKLYRRVTAQGHFDPAGEVVVRRRTNADDEVGYHVLTPFVLDDGKVLVVNRGWVPGDRTTQMAFPEVPAPPKGEITVTGRLMPDETTEDSGIKNVQGLPDRQVMLINSRQEAERLGEQVLGGYVQLTAPQPADGLPELIPAPEHDDIGPHLAYAIQWWLFAAAVPFGWFVLVRREARERAGAAAEEEPEAAQPATV, encoded by the coding sequence GTGTACCGCTTCCTGTTGTCCCGCCAGTGGGTGATCCTCACCCTCGTGGCGCTCGCGCTCATCCCGACGATGATCGAGCTGGGCTTCTGGCAGCTGCACCGCCATGAGCACAAGGTCGCGCTGAACCGGGTGATCGCCGACTCGCTGGCGGCCAGGCCCGTGCCCGCCGAGTCCCTGACCTCGCCCGGAGCCGAGATCGGGCGGGACAAGCTGTACCGCCGGGTGACGGCGCAGGGGCACTTCGACCCCGCCGGCGAGGTCGTCGTGCGCCGCCGTACCAACGCCGACGACGAGGTCGGCTACCACGTGCTGACCCCCTTCGTCCTCGACGACGGCAAGGTCCTCGTCGTCAACCGGGGCTGGGTCCCGGGGGACCGCACGACCCAGATGGCGTTCCCGGAGGTCCCGGCGCCCCCGAAGGGGGAGATCACCGTCACCGGCCGGCTGATGCCCGACGAGACGACCGAGGACAGCGGCATCAAGAACGTCCAGGGCCTGCCGGACCGCCAGGTCATGCTGATCAACAGCCGGCAGGAGGCCGAGCGCCTCGGCGAGCAGGTCCTCGGCGGTTATGTGCAGCTCACCGCTCCACAGCCCGCGGACGGCCTGCCCGAGCTGATCCCGGCCCCCGAGCACGACGACATCGGCCCGCACCTGGCGTACGCCATCCAGTGGTGGCTGTTCGCCGCGGCCGTACCGTTCGGCTGGTTCGTCCTGGTCCGCCGCGAGGCCCGGGAGCGGGCGGGGGCGGCGGCCGAGGAGGAGCCGGAAGCGGCGCAGCCGGCGACGGTGTAG